Proteins from a genomic interval of Pseudoruegeria sp. SHC-113:
- a CDS encoding protein NnrT yields the protein MTRFAPALLALLTAAPALAEGFDRPTPNAQSATAEFWFGLACIALIAALAVVARVVARR from the coding sequence ATGACACGCTTCGCTCCCGCCCTTCTCGCCCTGCTCACCGCCGCGCCTGCGCTGGCAGAAGGCTTTGACCGCCCCACCCCGAACGCGCAATCGGCCACGGCGGAATTCTGGTTCGGCCTTGCCTGCATCGCCCTGATCGCAGCACTTGCCGTGGTGGCCCGCGTGGTGGCGCGGCGATGA
- a CDS encoding DUF1858 domain-containing protein, translated as MRNDLHDPDLPLGELMARYPATMPVFLRHRMLCVGCLVSPFHTVIDACAEYGLQESAFRAELEAAVNGAAAETAPPAHGASAH; from the coding sequence ATGCGTAACGATTTACACGATCCCGACCTGCCGCTGGGCGAGCTGATGGCCCGCTACCCGGCGACGATGCCCGTCTTCCTGCGCCACAGGATGCTCTGCGTTGGCTGCCTCGTGAGCCCGTTTCACACGGTGATCGACGCCTGCGCCGAATACGGGCTTCAGGAAAGTGCCTTTCGGGCCGAGCTGGAGGCGGCCGTCAACGGTGCGGCTGCTGAGACAGCTCCACCAGCGCATGGGGCTTCAGCACACTGA
- a CDS encoding NnrS family protein translates to MTQTSSSQRRAWQGPALFSHGFRPFFFFAALWALIAMALWIAMLAGRLDLPTRFDPISWHAHAFLVGYLGAVLGGFLLTAVPNWTGRLPVVGLPLAWLTVLWGLGRVAGLVSLGLPGWLFMALDLGSLLVLAGFLAREIIAGKNWRNLVMLVLLLAFITGAALFDLAALRGEAAYQGAGFRLLMGTAILMIAVIGGRIVPSFTRNWLVQQKDPARPAPPMQRFDKAALLALVAALGLWLFDSPLAGPALLAAGLAHLVRLARWQGLHTSREPLLLILHLAYAFVPLGALALGAALIAEEPTGTALHIWTAGAVTLMTVAVMTRATLGHTGHALHAGKATVALYACLLGAMAARLVAGLGLGDAHLLYSLSGVLWIAGFGGFLMLYGPMLLRPRAGAA, encoded by the coding sequence GTGACCCAAACATCCTCATCCCAACGCCGCGCCTGGCAGGGCCCGGCGCTGTTTTCCCACGGGTTCCGGCCCTTTTTCTTCTTCGCCGCCCTCTGGGCGCTGATCGCCATGGCGCTCTGGATCGCCATGCTGGCAGGCCGTCTGGACCTGCCCACGCGCTTTGATCCGATCTCATGGCACGCCCACGCTTTCCTCGTGGGTTACCTTGGCGCGGTGCTCGGGGGCTTTTTGCTCACAGCCGTGCCGAACTGGACGGGCCGCCTGCCCGTGGTGGGCCTGCCCCTGGCTTGGCTCACGGTGCTTTGGGGCCTGGGCCGCGTGGCGGGGCTTGTCTCGCTCGGCTTGCCGGGCTGGCTTTTCATGGCGCTGGATCTGGGCTCGCTCTTGGTGTTGGCCGGGTTTCTTGCGCGCGAGATTATTGCGGGCAAGAATTGGCGCAACCTCGTGATGCTCGTTCTATTGCTGGCCTTCATCACCGGAGCCGCGCTGTTTGACCTTGCCGCCCTGCGCGGCGAGGCGGCCTATCAGGGCGCGGGGTTCCGGCTCTTGATGGGCACCGCGATCCTGATGATTGCCGTGATCGGCGGGCGCATCGTGCCCTCTTTCACGCGCAACTGGCTTGTGCAGCAGAAAGATCCCGCCCGCCCCGCGCCGCCGATGCAGCGCTTTGACAAGGCCGCGCTTCTGGCATTGGTGGCTGCGCTTGGGCTCTGGCTCTTTGACAGCCCGCTCGCTGGCCCCGCCCTTCTGGCCGCCGGTCTGGCGCATCTCGTGCGGCTGGCGCGCTGGCAGGGGCTGCACACGTCGCGCGAGCCGCTGCTGCTGATCCTGCATCTGGCCTATGCCTTCGTGCCGCTCGGTGCCCTTGCCCTTGGCGCGGCGCTGATTGCCGAGGAGCCCACCGGCACCGCGCTCCATATCTGGACGGCAGGGGCCGTGACGCTGATGACAGTCGCGGTGATGACGCGCGCCACGCTGGGCCACACGGGCCACGCGCTCCATGCGGGCAAGGCGACGGTCGCGCTTTATGCCTGTCTGCTGGGGGCCATGGCGGCGCGGCTGGTGGCGGGGCTGGGGCTGGGGGATGCGCATCTGCTCTACAGCCTGTCGGGCGTGCTTTGGATCGCCGGCTTCGGCGGCTTCCTGATGCTTTACGGCCCGATGCTGCTGCGCCCACGCGCGGGGGCGGCCTGA
- a CDS encoding c-type cytochrome: MAEILTKTRARNIFYGGSIFFVVVFVALTVQSHRYIVTKSTVGMPLTEEVAHGKRVWEKNACINCHSLHGEGAYFAPEVGNVMTRWGVLDAPEDAYETLKAWMESQPSGIEGRRQMPNFNLTDEELRALSEFLRWADQTDTQGWPPNDAG, from the coding sequence ATGGCAGAAATCCTGACCAAGACCCGGGCCCGAAACATCTTTTACGGCGGATCGATCTTTTTCGTCGTGGTGTTCGTGGCCCTCACCGTCCAGAGCCACCGCTATATCGTCACCAAATCCACAGTCGGCATGCCGCTGACCGAAGAGGTCGCCCACGGCAAACGGGTGTGGGAGAAGAACGCCTGCATCAACTGCCACTCGCTGCACGGCGAAGGCGCATACTTCGCGCCCGAAGTCGGCAACGTGATGACCCGCTGGGGCGTGCTCGACGCACCGGAAGACGCGTATGAAACGCTGAAGGCGTGGATGGAAAGCCAGCCCTCCGGCATCGAAGGCCGCCGCCAGATGCCCAACTTCAACCTCACCGACGAAGAACTGCGCGCGCTGAGCGAGTTCCTCCGCTGGGCCGACCAGACCGACACTCAGGGCTGGCCTCCCAACGACGCCGGTTAA
- a CDS encoding cbb3-type cytochrome c oxidase subunit I: MKYQSQKVALAYFACALALFAVQVLGGLLAGWIYVSPNFMAELLPFNIVRMLHTNALIVWLLTGFFGAAYYLLPEESEREIFSVKLAYIQLAILMVGTLGAVISYLMGIHEGREFLEQPLWVKFGILVAAVIFLVNVSLTVLQGRKTAITNVLLLGLWLLSLLWIFAFINPENLSLDKMYWWFVVHLWVEATWELVMAAILAFLMLKLTGVDREVVEKWLYVICGTALFSGILGTGHHFYWIGTPGYWQWIGSIFSTLEVIPFFLMMSFAFVMVWKGRKNHPNKAALLWSLGSSTLAFFGAGVWGFLHTLHGVNFYSHGTQITAAHGHLAFFGAYVALNLAMFTYAMPILRGRAPYNQVLNMASFWLMTGGMCFMTFVLTFAGTIQTHMQRVVGDYYMDVQDALDVFYLMRFGAGLAVVIGALLFIYSLAVVRSEVIEPGPTAVPGE; encoded by the coding sequence ATGAAATACCAATCGCAAAAAGTCGCGCTGGCCTATTTCGCCTGCGCGCTCGCCCTCTTCGCCGTTCAGGTGCTGGGCGGGCTACTCGCCGGGTGGATCTATGTTTCACCCAACTTCATGGCAGAGCTTCTGCCCTTCAACATCGTGCGCATGCTGCACACCAACGCGCTCATCGTCTGGCTGCTGACCGGCTTCTTCGGCGCGGCCTATTACCTGCTGCCCGAGGAAAGCGAGCGGGAGATCTTCTCGGTCAAGCTCGCCTATATCCAGCTGGCGATCCTGATGGTGGGCACGCTTGGGGCGGTGATCTCCTACCTGATGGGGATCCACGAGGGGCGCGAGTTCCTTGAGCAGCCGCTCTGGGTCAAGTTCGGCATCCTCGTGGCGGCCGTGATCTTCCTCGTGAACGTCTCGCTCACCGTGCTTCAGGGCCGCAAGACGGCGATCACCAACGTGCTGCTGCTCGGGCTGTGGCTCTTGTCGCTGCTGTGGATCTTCGCCTTCATCAACCCGGAAAACCTGAGTCTCGACAAGATGTACTGGTGGTTCGTTGTCCACCTCTGGGTGGAAGCCACCTGGGAGCTTGTGATGGCGGCGATCCTTGCCTTCCTGATGCTCAAGCTCACCGGCGTGGATCGCGAGGTGGTGGAGAAATGGCTCTATGTCATCTGCGGCACTGCGCTGTTCTCCGGCATCCTCGGCACCGGGCACCACTTCTACTGGATCGGCACGCCGGGCTACTGGCAGTGGATCGGCTCGATCTTCTCCACGCTCGAAGTGATCCCCTTCTTCCTGATGATGAGCTTTGCCTTCGTCATGGTCTGGAAAGGGCGCAAGAACCATCCCAACAAGGCTGCCCTTCTGTGGTCGCTCGGCTCTTCCACGCTGGCCTTCTTCGGCGCGGGCGTCTGGGGTTTCCTGCACACGCTGCACGGGGTGAACTTCTACAGCCACGGCACCCAGATCACCGCCGCCCACGGCCACCTTGCCTTCTTCGGCGCCTATGTGGCCCTGAACCTCGCGATGTTTACCTACGCGATGCCGATCCTGCGTGGCCGCGCGCCCTACAACCAGGTGCTCAACATGGCGTCGTTCTGGCTGATGACGGGCGGCATGTGCTTCATGACCTTCGTGCTGACCTTCGCCGGCACCATCCAGACGCATATGCAGCGCGTGGTGGGCGATTACTACATGGACGTGCAGGACGCGCTCGACGTCTTCTACCTGATGCGCTTCGGCGCAGGCCTTGCGGTGGTGATCGGTGCGCTGCTGTTCATCTACAGCCTTGCCGTGGTGCGCTCCGAGGTGATCGAACCGGGCCCCACTGCAGTACCGGGGGAATAA
- a CDS encoding NnrT protein, with product MSLSPTTRLTLALYPLGAGAMAVNVFFASLLGSWIGLPVLSTTTSILLGALIALPATWAFARHMIHLARKADAEQS from the coding sequence ATGAGCCTCTCGCCCACAACGCGCCTCACCCTCGCGCTCTACCCCTTGGGCGCGGGCGCAATGGCGGTGAATGTCTTCTTTGCCTCGCTCTTGGGCTCATGGATCGGGCTGCCGGTGCTCTCCACCACAACCTCCATCCTGCTCGGCGCGCTCATCGCCCTGCCCGCCACATGGGCCTTTGCCCGCCACATGATCCACCTCGCCCGGAAGGCCGACGCAGAACAGTCCTAG
- a CDS encoding Crp/Fnr family transcriptional regulator has protein sequence MSTAAPHRLDESLLANLPPFSQLERRQIREILDAASVRRLEEGAVIFEEGAPADRFYMLLDGVLRVVRITEGGEQVIALHIPTGQLFGIAKALARDTYPATSVMASEGIILSWPTSLWEHFIASYPGFATETYKTLGARVGEMNARIVEMATQHVEQRVANALLRLVNQTGKRQGDAIEIAFPITRQDLSEMTGTTLHTVSRLLSAWEKSGIVASRRKHISVLKPHALVELSQQPHR, from the coding sequence ATGAGCACAGCCGCGCCGCACCGACTCGACGAAAGCCTTCTGGCGAACCTGCCGCCTTTCTCCCAACTGGAGCGACGGCAGATCCGCGAGATTCTGGACGCGGCCAGCGTGCGGCGGCTGGAGGAAGGGGCGGTGATCTTTGAAGAAGGTGCGCCGGCGGATCGCTTCTACATGCTTCTAGATGGTGTGCTGCGTGTAGTGCGCATCACTGAGGGCGGCGAGCAGGTCATAGCGCTGCATATCCCCACGGGACAATTGTTCGGCATCGCCAAGGCACTGGCGCGCGACACCTACCCGGCCACCTCCGTCATGGCGTCGGAAGGCATCATCCTGAGCTGGCCCACCAGCCTCTGGGAGCATTTCATCGCCAGCTACCCGGGCTTTGCGACAGAGACATATAAAACCCTCGGCGCGCGTGTGGGCGAGATGAACGCCCGCATCGTGGAGATGGCCACCCAGCATGTGGAGCAGCGCGTGGCCAATGCACTGCTGCGGCTCGTCAACCAGACGGGCAAACGGCAGGGCGATGCGATCGAGATCGCCTTCCCGATCACCCGTCAGGATCTAAGCGAGATGACGGGCACCACGCTGCACACCGTGAGCCGGCTGCTGTCGGCCTGGGAGAAATCCGGCATCGTGGCGAGCCGGCGCAAGCACATCAGTGTGCTGAAGCCCCATGCGCTGGTGGAGCTGTCTCAGCAGCCGCACCGTTGA
- a CDS encoding CbbQ/NirQ/NorQ/GpvN family protein, producing the protein MSQSPQIPAYLAQGNECALFEMAQANGLPLLLKGPTGCGKTRFVEHMAAASGRKLYTVACHDDLSAADLIGRYLLKGGETEWVDGPLTRAVREGAICYLDEVVEARKDVTVVLHPLTDNRRTLMIDRTGEELKAPEGFMLVASYNPGYQNILKRLKPSTRQRFLSISFDFPPEKTEIAVVAAESGLAAARVAPLVRLAGKIRSLSGMDLEEGVSTRLLVYAATLIARGMAVPAALEAAVIEPLSDDDDTKSALRDLVAVIYG; encoded by the coding sequence ATGAGCCAATCCCCGCAGATCCCCGCCTATCTCGCTCAGGGCAATGAATGCGCCCTGTTCGAGATGGCCCAAGCAAACGGTTTGCCCCTTCTTCTGAAGGGGCCGACCGGCTGCGGCAAAACCCGCTTCGTCGAGCACATGGCCGCCGCCAGCGGGCGCAAGCTCTATACCGTGGCCTGCCATGACGATCTCTCCGCCGCCGACCTGATCGGGCGCTACCTGCTGAAGGGGGGCGAGACCGAATGGGTCGATGGCCCCCTCACCCGCGCGGTGCGGGAAGGGGCGATCTGCTACCTCGACGAGGTGGTGGAAGCGCGCAAGGACGTGACCGTGGTGCTGCACCCGCTCACCGACAACCGCCGCACCCTGATGATCGACCGCACCGGCGAGGAGTTGAAAGCGCCGGAAGGCTTCATGTTGGTGGCCTCCTACAACCCGGGCTACCAGAACATCCTGAAACGTCTGAAGCCTTCCACCCGGCAGCGCTTCCTCTCGATCAGCTTCGATTTCCCGCCCGAGAAAACCGAGATCGCCGTTGTGGCGGCGGAAAGCGGGCTGGCGGCGGCGCGCGTCGCACCTCTGGTGCGGCTGGCAGGCAAGATCCGCTCGCTCTCGGGCATGGATCTGGAAGAAGGCGTCTCAACCCGGCTGCTTGTCTATGCCGCCACGCTGATCGCGCGCGGTATGGCCGTGCCGGCAGCGCTAGAGGCCGCCGTGATCGAACCCTTAAGCGATGATGACGACACGAAATCCGCCCTGCGCGATCTCGTGGCCGTGATCTACGGGTAG
- the nirK gene encoding copper-containing nitrite reductase: protein MTKYINPGLVQTSRRNVLRGSLLAGAAAAAGIGGAAAARTPRPPKVSIPGMPLVRTGEKIDAATDAKPADLSGYTRVKQELVAPPFAPVHEQVATGGPKIIEIEMTTDEVLLTVDEDTGAQIWALTYNGSVPGPLIIAHEGDMVELTLRNPESSMMEHNIDFHSSTGALGGGGLTHVFPGEETVLRWKATKPGVFTYHCAPGGAMIPYHVCHGMNGAVMVLPRDGLKDGKGNPLKYDSIAYIGEQDFYLPMDEEGNFKTYEAAGDDYADSLDAMRTLTPTHSVFNGSVGALTGEGALKAKVGETVLMIHNQANRDTRPHLIGGHGDYVWEAGSFTDTPLTGLETWLCRGGSAMAAMYTFRQPGVYAYVNHNLIEAALLGAAAHFVVEGQWDNDLMEQVVAPRPFAT, encoded by the coding sequence ATGACCAAATACATCAACCCGGGCCTCGTGCAGACCAGCCGCCGCAACGTGCTGCGCGGATCGCTCCTTGCCGGTGCGGCCGCCGCTGCCGGCATCGGGGGCGCTGCCGCCGCCCGCACGCCGCGCCCGCCGAAGGTCTCCATTCCCGGCATGCCGCTCGTGCGCACCGGTGAGAAGATCGACGCCGCCACGGATGCCAAACCGGCCGATCTCTCGGGCTACACCCGCGTGAAGCAGGAGCTCGTCGCGCCGCCCTTCGCCCCTGTGCATGAGCAGGTGGCCACCGGCGGGCCGAAAATCATCGAGATCGAGATGACCACCGATGAGGTGCTGCTCACCGTCGATGAGGACACCGGCGCGCAGATCTGGGCACTGACCTACAACGGCTCCGTGCCAGGTCCGCTGATCATCGCCCATGAAGGCGACATGGTGGAGCTGACCCTGCGCAACCCGGAAAGCTCGATGATGGAGCACAACATCGATTTCCACTCTTCCACGGGTGCGCTGGGCGGCGGTGGCCTGACCCACGTCTTCCCCGGCGAGGAAACCGTGCTGCGCTGGAAAGCGACGAAACCGGGCGTCTTCACCTATCACTGCGCCCCCGGCGGCGCGATGATCCCCTACCACGTCTGCCACGGCATGAACGGCGCCGTCATGGTGCTGCCGCGCGACGGGCTGAAGGACGGCAAGGGCAACCCGCTCAAATATGACAGCATCGCCTATATCGGCGAGCAGGATTTCTACCTGCCGATGGATGAAGAGGGCAACTTCAAGACTTACGAGGCCGCAGGCGACGATTACGCCGACAGCCTTGACGCCATGCGCACGCTCACCCCGACGCATTCGGTGTTCAACGGCTCTGTTGGCGCTCTGACGGGCGAAGGCGCGCTGAAGGCGAAAGTGGGCGAAACGGTTCTAATGATCCACAACCAGGCCAACCGCGACACCCGCCCGCACCTGATCGGCGGCCATGGCGATTACGTCTGGGAGGCTGGCTCCTTCACCGACACCCCGCTCACCGGGCTGGAAACCTGGCTCTGCCGCGGCGGCTCGGCGATGGCGGCGATGTACACCTTCCGTCAGCCCGGCGTTTACGCCTACGTGAACCATAACCTGATCGAAGCCGCCCTTCTCGGCGCTGCCGCCCACTTCGTGGTGGAAGGCCAGTGGGACAACGACCTGATGGAGCAGGTGGTCGCGCCGCGGCCCTTCGCAACCTGA
- a CDS encoding NnrU family protein: protein MEALLGWAGFAAALAAFFLSHSLPLRPANRARATQLLGPLGFSLAYSALSVGVLIWLILAASRAPFVLLWPRMMWNSHAALALMAVACLLLGLSVGRPNPFSFGCPTSGFDATRPGIVRLIRHPVLAALTCWGGAHLLVNGDLAHVILFGLFTGFAAFGGRIIDRRRKRLIGEMAWRQLWQEVQAAPIRLEPVRLLAGLALYALLIALHPLVIGVSPLP from the coding sequence ATGGAGGCGCTTCTCGGCTGGGCCGGGTTCGCCGCCGCGCTGGCGGCCTTCTTCCTGAGCCACTCGCTGCCCCTGCGCCCGGCCAACCGGGCGCGGGCGACGCAGCTTCTGGGGCCGCTTGGGTTTTCTTTGGCCTATTCGGCGCTGTCCGTAGGCGTTCTTATCTGGCTCATCCTCGCCGCAAGCCGTGCGCCTTTCGTGCTGCTCTGGCCGCGCATGATGTGGAACAGCCACGCGGCGCTTGCGCTGATGGCCGTGGCCTGCCTGCTGCTGGGGCTATCGGTGGGGCGGCCCAACCCGTTTTCCTTCGGCTGCCCCACTTCCGGGTTTGACGCCACGCGCCCCGGCATCGTGCGGCTCATCCGCCACCCGGTTCTGGCCGCGCTCACCTGCTGGGGCGGCGCGCATCTGCTGGTGAACGGCGATCTGGCCCATGTGATCCTCTTTGGCCTCTTCACGGGCTTTGCTGCCTTCGGCGGGCGGATCATAGACCGCCGCCGCAAGCGGCTGATAGGCGAAATGGCATGGCGGCAACTCTGGCAGGAGGTGCAGGCAGCGCCGATACGGCTGGAGCCTGTCCGGCTGCTTGCAGGCCTCGCCCTCTACGCCCTGCTCATCGCCCTGCATCCGCTGGTGATCGGCGTCTCTCCCCTGCCCTGA
- a CDS encoding formylglycine-generating enzyme family protein: MTVSHRTLLVSVLGGAALAAGATVIAIDGGAGFSRAPDLSHAPKMAEAPFVMPDGRAIHVQKFEVTIAEWARCHAAGACSLAVKPRPGFDAETTPATGLSYVDVGQYLAWINLQTGLRFRLPTMAEWEAMAEAVLPEEADPLFTDPSLSWASTYLTENLPARALKPTGSFKVSAEGVADLDGSVWEWTQDCYNGEDPERCAAFYVGGEHLAAIPFLVRDPARGGCAVGSPPAHLGMRLVSDEPVPTS; this comes from the coding sequence ATGACCGTGTCACACCGTACCCTTCTGGTAAGCGTTCTGGGCGGTGCTGCACTCGCCGCCGGCGCCACGGTCATCGCAATCGACGGGGGCGCGGGATTTTCCCGCGCCCCCGATCTCAGCCACGCCCCGAAGATGGCCGAAGCGCCTTTCGTGATGCCGGACGGGCGGGCGATCCATGTGCAGAAATTCGAAGTCACCATCGCCGAATGGGCCCGCTGCCACGCAGCCGGGGCCTGTTCGCTGGCGGTGAAGCCGCGCCCCGGTTTCGATGCCGAAACCACCCCCGCCACCGGCCTGAGCTACGTGGACGTGGGCCAATACCTCGCCTGGATCAACCTGCAGACGGGGCTGCGCTTCCGCCTGCCGACGATGGCGGAATGGGAGGCCATGGCCGAGGCCGTGCTGCCCGAGGAGGCCGATCCGCTGTTCACCGATCCTTCGCTCAGCTGGGCCTCGACCTATCTCACCGAGAACCTGCCTGCGCGCGCGCTTAAACCCACCGGCAGCTTCAAGGTCTCTGCCGAAGGGGTGGCCGATCTGGACGGCTCCGTTTGGGAATGGACGCAGGATTGCTACAACGGCGAAGATCCTGAGCGCTGCGCTGCCTTCTACGTGGGGGGCGAGCATCTGGCCGCCATCCCCTTCCTCGTGCGCGATCCGGCGCGCGGTGGCTGTGCCGTCGGCTCGCCGCCCGCGCATCTGGGAATGCGGCTCGTGTCTGATGAACCGGTGCCAACGAGCTGA
- a CDS encoding pseudoazurin: MFKPLALGAVIAAALAGGAGAETFEVQMLNKGDAGKMIFAPDALRIAPGDTVKFVATDKGHNAELIKGMAPEGAAEFKGKINEEFEVTFDVEGAYGVMCKPHYAMGMNMTIVVGDGPVEAEAFLGGRIPKKAMERFEAQLATLN; encoded by the coding sequence ATGTTCAAACCGCTCGCCCTCGGTGCCGTGATCGCCGCCGCGCTTGCCGGCGGAGCCGGGGCAGAAACCTTCGAAGTGCAGATGCTCAACAAAGGTGACGCCGGCAAGATGATCTTCGCCCCCGACGCCCTGCGCATCGCTCCCGGTGACACCGTGAAATTCGTCGCCACCGACAAGGGCCACAATGCCGAGCTGATCAAGGGCATGGCCCCGGAAGGTGCCGCCGAGTTCAAAGGCAAGATCAACGAAGAATTCGAAGTCACCTTTGATGTGGAAGGCGCCTACGGCGTGATGTGCAAGCCGCATTACGCGATGGGCATGAACATGACGATCGTCGTGGGGGACGGCCCCGTAGAGGCCGAAGCCTTCCTCGGTGGCCGCATTCCGAAAAAGGCCATGGAGCGCTTCGAGGCGCAGCTGGCCACGCTCAACTGA
- a CDS encoding nitric oxide reductase activation protein NorD, with amino-acid sequence MALLDFLEPEEAVGNLWHDLATSMMAGARFEAAAVPFEAIRPSAALLFRALGGAASVDIGPASAGTLTHRRNWRRKLAAGPEAAPVASYDGERLRLPPVMDAFPTEDLNRAAYLWLTASAALTDVAALDLPEGAQANDCAQIRASAAACDAVFRACPGLRAPYGTLAAACLVQRESLARTPAEAAMEQALRDQLGGSTAQFPPAPARSYTPFAPVPIWLRYLRPETSASSREEEQEASAPMPALPVESRKQGERRDLDQANRRDSFIIHRFETILSWVESMNINRSVQDENEDDAQKAAEDQESVTLSKHDRKAATRLRLHLDLSPQEADHARLAGAHTYPEWNMRKCAYMEDHARVLEAPVQIAPDAAPFRPDPRRLAAVRRQFEALRPRRVLSPRQIDGQELDLDAVINARADLLATGRGSDRIYMASRKIERELSVAILLDCSRSTEASLGETSVMEVAREALAALAGGIDAAGDRCGIWGFSSLRRDRVFLHRVKGFADPMDAQVMRNIGGLKPGQYTRLGAALRHASTRLAEEGSRRKLLLVITDGKPNDLDHYEGQHGIEDSRMAVREARRAGQIVHSVIVDADGQDWFARIFGKGGFTLLPEPARLLRALPEIYRSLTQES; translated from the coding sequence ATGGCGCTTCTGGATTTCCTTGAACCCGAAGAGGCCGTGGGCAACCTCTGGCACGATCTCGCCACCTCCATGATGGCGGGGGCGCGCTTCGAGGCGGCGGCGGTGCCTTTTGAGGCCATCCGCCCCTCCGCCGCCCTGCTGTTTCGCGCCCTTGGCGGCGCGGCCAGCGTGGACATCGGCCCGGCCAGCGCCGGAACGCTCACCCACCGCCGCAACTGGCGGCGCAAGCTGGCGGCTGGCCCGGAAGCGGCACCTGTGGCGAGCTATGACGGCGAGCGCCTGCGCCTGCCGCCCGTGATGGACGCCTTCCCGACCGAAGACCTGAACCGCGCCGCCTACCTCTGGCTCACCGCCTCCGCCGCGCTCACCGATGTGGCGGCGCTCGATCTGCCCGAGGGCGCGCAGGCCAACGACTGCGCCCAGATCCGCGCTTCGGCTGCGGCTTGCGATGCGGTCTTCCGCGCCTGCCCCGGCCTGCGTGCGCCTTACGGCACCCTTGCCGCCGCCTGCCTTGTGCAGCGCGAAAGCCTCGCCCGCACCCCGGCGGAAGCCGCGATGGAGCAGGCGCTACGGGATCAGCTTGGCGGTAGCACGGCGCAATTCCCGCCCGCGCCCGCCCGCAGCTACACCCCTTTCGCCCCGGTGCCGATCTGGCTGCGCTACCTGCGCCCGGAAACCAGCGCCTCCTCCCGCGAGGAGGAGCAGGAGGCCAGCGCGCCGATGCCCGCGCTCCCCGTGGAGAGCCGCAAACAGGGCGAGCGCCGCGATCTGGATCAGGCCAACCGGCGCGACAGTTTCATCATCCACCGGTTTGAAACGATCCTGTCGTGGGTCGAATCCATGAACATCAACCGCTCCGTGCAGGACGAAAACGAAGACGACGCCCAGAAGGCCGCCGAGGATCAGGAGAGCGTCACGCTCAGCAAACATGACCGCAAGGCCGCCACCCGGCTGCGGCTGCACCTCGATCTCTCCCCGCAGGAGGCCGACCACGCGAGACTTGCCGGCGCTCACACCTACCCGGAATGGAACATGCGCAAGTGCGCCTATATGGAGGATCACGCCCGCGTGCTGGAGGCCCCGGTGCAGATCGCGCCCGACGCCGCGCCTTTCCGGCCCGATCCGCGCCGCCTTGCCGCCGTGCGCCGCCAGTTCGAAGCCTTGCGCCCACGCCGTGTGCTCTCGCCGCGCCAGATCGACGGGCAGGAGCTGGATCTGGACGCCGTGATCAACGCCCGCGCCGATCTGCTGGCCACCGGGCGCGGCAGTGATCGCATCTACATGGCGTCGCGCAAGATCGAACGCGAGCTGTCGGTGGCGATCCTTCTGGATTGCTCCCGCTCCACCGAAGCAAGCCTTGGCGAGACCAGCGTGATGGAGGTCGCCCGCGAGGCTCTGGCCGCGCTGGCCGGGGGGATCGATGCCGCGGGGGATCGCTGCGGCATCTGGGGCTTTTCCTCGCTGCGGCGCGATCGCGTGTTCCTGCACCGGGTGAAGGGCTTTGCCGATCCGATGGATGCGCAAGTGATGCGCAACATCGGCGGGCTGAAGCCTGGCCAATACACTCGCCTCGGCGCGGCCCTGCGCCATGCCTCCACGCGGCTCGCCGAAGAAGGCAGCCGCCGGAAGCTGCTCTTGGTGATCACCGACGGCAAGCCCAACGATCTGGATCACTACGAAGGCCAGCACGGCATCGAAGACAGCCGCATGGCCGTGCGCGAAGCTCGCCGCGCGGGCCAGATCGTGCATTCGGTGATCGTGGATGCCGACGGGCAGGACTGGTTCGCCCGCATCTTCGGCAAGGGCGGCTTCACCCTGCTGCCCGAGCCTGCGCGCCTGTTGCGCGCCCTGCCCGAGATTTACCGCTCCCTCACACAGGAAAGCTGA